AGCTGCGCAGATTGCTATAAATAGGACCGTAATAATAACCCACCAAGCAGGGGCGAGTGGCCACCAACTTACTTGGCTTGGTGCTATTATGTCGTGCAGGCCGTCGAGTGGATTGGGTTGCATGGTTATTTTCTCACTAATTGCAGTTCAAGTGGGCTGGCTGCATTGAATGATATTAAATTAAGGCCTGATTTAGTTAAGCGATTTAGACGCGTGCTAAATGAGAGTTCGGCATTTTTTGCAAAGCGTTCTCTAAAACTGTTATCCATAAGCGGCAACGCAAAATCTTGGCCGTTGGCATTAACAGTGACAGTGTTTTTAAACGCAGGGAGCTGATGCTCAAACGGATCACTTATATGACAGCCTATTAATTCGCAGTGGCGGCTTAAAATTTCTAATTGCTTAAAGCTTGCATCATCTAAGGCATTAAAGTCAGAGACTAAATACACTAAGCTGCCAGGTTTAGCTAAGTGGTTAAGGCGTTTTAAATTATCGCTAAAGTTGTTAGAGGCTTGTTTGTCTATATTGTTAAGTGCTTGCTGGTGGTTGTCGCATAGGTTATGGCAAAGTTTAAGAACGGCTTTTTCGCGTGCGCTGGGTTTTAGCTCTAAATGCGAGTGCTGGTTAAACACAATGCCACCAATTCTATCCCCGCGTTGACACGCTGACCACGCAACTAGCGCACTAATGTGCGCAGCCTGTACCGACTTAAGCAGCAACTTTGAACCAAATAGCATAGAGTTTGAAAAATCAGTAAATACAAAAACAGGGCGCTCTTTTTCTTCTTGAAAAAGCTTTGTATGGGTTTCACCGGTACGCGCTGTTACTCGCCAGTCAATAGAGCGAATATCATCGCCTTGCTGGTAATGGCGTACTTCGGCAAACTCCATGCCTCGGCCTTTGTGTGGCGCAAGGTATTGCCCTGTTAAACTGTTTTTAATTTTAACTTTTGGTGCAAGCTCGAGTAACTGCGCTTTGGCTTTGTAATACATCAGCTCTTTTAGCGCTAAATTTACACCGTGGCTGTGGCTTTCTTTAAGCCACGCCTGAGGGTCTAATTGTTTTTGCATAACTTAAGGTACGGCTACAAGTTCAACAATTCGGCTTATTACCAGATCTTTAGTAATGCCATCGGCCTGTGCTTCGTAGCTTAAAATAATACGGTGGCGCAGTACATTGTGTACAACGGCTTGAATGTCATCAGGAGCGACAAAATCGCGACCATGTAACCAAGCGTGAGCACGGGCACATTTATCCAGTGCAATGGTGGCACGTGGGCTTGCGCCAAACTCAATCCAACGACCAAGTTGTTCATCAAATTTAGCGCCTTCACGAGTGGCAATAATAAGCTGTACTAAATATTGCTCAAGCGGCTCGGCTAAATACAACCCTAAAATAGCTTGGCGAGCGGCAAATAAGTCGCTTTGGGGGATTTGCTGCATTACCGCTTGGTGTTCATTAAGCGCTTCACCACGGGTTAACCGCAGTATATCTAGCTCGTGCTCTGCACCTGGGTAATCAATGCTTAAATGTAATAAAAAGCGGTCAAGCTGTGCCTCTGGTAGTGGGTAAGTCCCTTCTTGCTCAAGCGGGTTTTGAGTTGCCATTACCATAAATAAATCGCTCAGCGGGTAGGTGTTTTTACCAACCGTTACCTGGCGCTCCGCCATGGCTTCTAGTAGCGCTGATTGTACCTTTGCTGGGGCACGGTTAATTTCGTCGGCTAAAATAAGGTTATGAAAAAGTGGGCCTTTTTCAAACACAAATTCGCTAGTTTGTTGGCGGTAAATATCGGTACCGGTTACATCGGCAGGTAATAAATCAGGCGTAAATTGTACGCGCTGAAACGAGCCTTCAATCCCTTTAGCGAGCGCATTTACAGCACGCGTTTTTGCAAGCCCAGGCGGGCCTTCTACCAATAAATGGCCATCAGCTAAAATGGCAATAAGGAGTGCTTGAGTAAGCTCTGGCTGGCCAATAATTTGTGTATCTAAGTACGTTTTTAATTGTTTGAATGCGTTAGCTGCCATAATAAATAGACTTCCTCGTCAGCTTGGTTTGTACCTAATTTATTTTAGGTGATTAATACTGACCTAGTTATAAGGTTTATAAGTGAGTAACTCAAGAGTTAGACTGTATTTTTAAAAATAGTTCGTTATTTTTTAACGGTTTTTAGCGTACCACAAAACTTTGTAAAAACGCGCAAAAAAGCCTATTGTGGTAGTCGATATTAAGCACTATGTGTATATATACCTTTAGTGCTTTTGTATAAATTTGTGTTTATCTATTGGCTTTAGCACACGGGTTGTTTAGAATCGAGGAAAACAAACAGGTCAGACCTGTCAGCGGGAGAGCATAAATGTCTGAGCAAAACATACTAAAAACACCAAAGGGCGACCGTATTGCCATCGTTAGCGGCTTGCGTACACCTTTTGCAAAACAAGCAACAGCGTTTCACCATGTACCAGCCCTTGATATGGGTAAGCTGGTGGTTAACGAAATGCTTGAACGATTAAATTTCGACAAGTCAGAAATCGATCAACTTGTATTTGGTCAAGTAGTGCAAATGCCAGAAGCGCCAAATATTGCACGTGAAATTGTATTGGGTACGGGTATGCCAGTTGGTGTAGACGCGTATTCTGTATCGCGCGCTTGTGCTACCAGCTTTCAGGCCATTGCTAATGTAGCTGAGTCTATTATGGCAGGCTCTGTAAATGTAGGTATTGCCGGTGGCGCCGACTCATCTTCAGTGTTACCTATTGGTGTAAGTAAAAAATTGGCAGGCAGCTTAGTTGATTTAAACAAAGCACGTACATTAGGCCAGCGTTTACAAATTTTTTCAAAACTGCGTTTAAAAGATCTATTACCAGTACCGCCTGCGGTTGCTGAATACTCAACAGGCCTTTCAATGGGGCAAACTGCTGAGCAAATGGCTAAAACACATAACATAAGCCGTGAAGATCAAGATGCACTTGCCCATCGCTCGCATTCACTTGCAACCCAAGCATGGGCCGATGGCAAGTTAAAAGACGAAGTAATGACAGCGCACTTACCGCCATACAAAAGCTTTATTGAAGAAGATAATAACATTCGTAAAAACTCTACCGTTGAAGGCTACGCTAAGCTTAAACCGGTATTTGATCGCCAACATGGCTCAGTTACCGCGGCAAATGCGACACCATTGACCGATGGTGCAGCAGCGGTACTGATGATGAGCGAAAGCAAAGCAAAAGCACTAGGCTACGAAATTTTAGGTTATGTACGCAGCTTTGCGTTTTCGGCAATTGGTGTAGAACAAGATATGCTAATGGGCCCTGCACATTCAACGCCTATCGCACTTGATAGGGCAGGTATTACGCTTGCTGATTTAGATTTAATTGAAATGCACGAAGCATTTGCAGCACAAGCGCTGGCTAACATGAAAATGTTTGCATCAGATAAGTTTGCGCAAGAAAAACTTGGTCGTAGCAAAGCAATTGGCGAAATTAACATGGATAAGTTTAACGTTAACGGCGGCTCTTTAGCATATGGTCACCCATTTGCTGCAACAGGTGCTCGCTTAATTACGCAAAGCTTACACGAGCTTAAACGTCGTGGTGGCGGTTTAGCATTAACAACAGCGTGTGCTGCTGGTGGTTTAGGTGCAGCCTTTGTATTGGAGAGCGCGTAATGACAGATTCAGTATTTAATTTAACGGTAGATGAAAACAAAATTGCCGTCGTAACCATTGATGTGCCGGGTGAAAAAATGAACACCCTGCGCGACTCATTCGCTGATGACTTAAAAGCTTTACTTGAAGAAGCAAAACAAGAGTCAGTAAAGGGTATGGTATTTATAAGTGGTAAAAGCGATAACTTTATCGCGGGCGCTGATGTAAAAATGCTTGATAGCGTGCAAAAGCGTGAAGATGCTTTAGCAATCAGTGAGCTTTGTCATCAAGCCTTTTTTGATATGAAAAAACTACCTTATACAACTGTAAGTGCAATACATGGTGCGGCGCTTGGTGGTGGTTTAGAGTTTGCTTTAGCCTGTGATTACCGCGTAGGCACAGATAGCGATATTACTAAAGTAGGCCTTCCTGAAGTACAACTTGGTTTATTGCCAGGTGGCGGCGGTACGCAACGTTTAACTAAAATTGTAGGCATTCAAAAAGCACTCGAATGGATGCTAACAGGTAAGCAAATTCGTCCTAAGCAAGCTAAAAAAGCGGGCGTATTAGACGACGTTGTGCCACAAAGTGTATTGT
The genomic region above belongs to Pseudoalteromonas sp. MM1 and contains:
- a CDS encoding DUF58 domain-containing protein; protein product: MQKQLDPQAWLKESHSHGVNLALKELMYYKAKAQLLELAPKVKIKNSLTGQYLAPHKGRGMEFAEVRHYQQGDDIRSIDWRVTARTGETHTKLFQEEKERPVFVFTDFSNSMLFGSKLLLKSVQAAHISALVAWSACQRGDRIGGIVFNQHSHLELKPSAREKAVLKLCHNLCDNHQQALNNIDKQASNNFSDNLKRLNHLAKPGSLVYLVSDFNALDDASFKQLEILSRHCELIGCHISDPFEHQLPAFKNTVTVNANGQDFALPLMDNSFRERFAKNAELSFSTRLNRLTKSGLNLISFNAASPLELQLVRK
- a CDS encoding MoxR family ATPase, which gives rise to MAANAFKQLKTYLDTQIIGQPELTQALLIAILADGHLLVEGPPGLAKTRAVNALAKGIEGSFQRVQFTPDLLPADVTGTDIYRQQTSEFVFEKGPLFHNLILADEINRAPAKVQSALLEAMAERQVTVGKNTYPLSDLFMVMATQNPLEQEGTYPLPEAQLDRFLLHLSIDYPGAEHELDILRLTRGEALNEHQAVMQQIPQSDLFAARQAILGLYLAEPLEQYLVQLIIATREGAKFDEQLGRWIEFGASPRATIALDKCARAHAWLHGRDFVAPDDIQAVVHNVLRHRIILSYEAQADGITKDLVISRIVELVAVP
- the fadI gene encoding acetyl-CoA C-acyltransferase FadI, with the translated sequence MSEQNILKTPKGDRIAIVSGLRTPFAKQATAFHHVPALDMGKLVVNEMLERLNFDKSEIDQLVFGQVVQMPEAPNIAREIVLGTGMPVGVDAYSVSRACATSFQAIANVAESIMAGSVNVGIAGGADSSSVLPIGVSKKLAGSLVDLNKARTLGQRLQIFSKLRLKDLLPVPPAVAEYSTGLSMGQTAEQMAKTHNISREDQDALAHRSHSLATQAWADGKLKDEVMTAHLPPYKSFIEEDNNIRKNSTVEGYAKLKPVFDRQHGSVTAANATPLTDGAAAVLMMSESKAKALGYEILGYVRSFAFSAIGVEQDMLMGPAHSTPIALDRAGITLADLDLIEMHEAFAAQALANMKMFASDKFAQEKLGRSKAIGEINMDKFNVNGGSLAYGHPFAATGARLITQSLHELKRRGGGLALTTACAAGGLGAAFVLESA